A window of Zingiber officinale cultivar Zhangliang chromosome 5A, Zo_v1.1, whole genome shotgun sequence contains these coding sequences:
- the LOC121980391 gene encoding nudix hydrolase 9-like, which produces MLAHIRYSPFQAFRIVSSRRPQGIMSISAGAGDPTDPGTAFKLLVSCPSGLPASQAFVNFDASYDRIPHPDASLEESINEIWNRRVQGNPSLYSGLKFRYGDHTVQYADGSDKISSICLHLGLTDYRSFVGTNLNPLWERFLFPSADDSLCCQHTSSPLGNGAIVETSDGKILILQRSHNVGEFPGYFVFPGGHSEPQEIGISSHCADKGTIQSDLINQKVCVEMFDGIIREVVEEIGVPANSLTNPLFIGISRRVMNARPTAFFFLRCNLPAEEVREFYSKAQDGFESTQIFTVSRDDLKKLALKMPGCHCGGLALYDLMTETLSSHT; this is translated from the exons ATGCTGGCTCACATTCGCTACTCTCCCTTTCAAGCGTTCAGAATCGTTTCCTCTCGTCGCCCGCAGGGGATCATGTCCATCAGCGCGGGAGCCGGCGATCCAACGGACCCCGGCACCGCCTTCAAGCTGCTCGTCTCATGTCCCTCTGGTCTCCCTGCTTCGCAG GCTTTTGTCAATTTCGACGCTTCCTACGATCGGATTCCTCATCCTGATGCTAGTTTAGAAGAATCCATTAACGAG ATATGGAATCGGCGAGTTCAGGGGAATCCTTCACTGTATAGTGGATTAAAGTTTAGG TATGGGGATCACACTGTACAATATGCAGATGGCTCagataaaatttcctcaatttgcCTTCACTTGGGTCTCACAGATTACAG GTCATTTGTGGGCacaaacttgaatcctttatgggagAGGTTTCTTTTTCCTTCAGCAG ATGACTCTTTATGCTGTCAACATACATCAAGTCCGCTAGGAAATGGAGCTATAGTGGAAACATCTGATGGAAAGATTCTCATCTTACAAAGAAGTCATAATGTGGGCGAGTTTCCAGGATATTTTGTTTTTCCTGGAGGCCATTCGGAG CCCCAAGAAATTGGAATTTCTTCTCATTGCGCTGATAAAGGCACCATACAGTCTGATCTTATAAATCAGAAAGTTTGTGTAGAGATGTTTGATGGTATCATTCGGGAGGTGGTTGAAGAAATTGGTGTTCCTGCAAATTCTCTG ACAAATCCTCTTTTCATTGGAATTTCTCGTCGGGTCATGAATGCCAGGCCAAcagctttcttctttctaaggtgcAATCTACCAGCAGAAGAAGTTCGTGAATTTTATTCAAAAGCACAAGATGGATTTGAATCCACTCAAATATTCACAGTTTCAAGG GATGATTTGAAGAAACTGGCACTGAAAATGCCTGGTTGCCATTGTGGAGGACTTGCTCTTTATGACCTGATGACGGAAACCCTCAGCTCTCACACATAG